From the genome of Pseudomonas migulae:
GCCTTTTTGTTTTGGGCTTGCGGTGAGCTTGGGTGATCCACGACACTGTCTGACCTGCGTGAAGCATTACTTCGTTGTGGAGGCTGCCGTCATGGCCCACGAACTCTATACCCGTACCAACCAGAAGATTTATTTCGCCGGCCTGTCGCTTGAAGCGCTCGCGAAGGCCGAAGAGGGGCGGGCGATGAACTCCCTGGCGCTGATTCAGGCCGGTCGCGAATCGGCGTTGTTTCACCTGTACGGTGCGCTGTTGGGGCTTTGCCATGAAATCGCCGGCTTCTATCGCCTGCCGCAGGCCAATGCGCCTCGCGCAGAAATGCTGCTGACCCGGGAAGTGCTGGAGGCGATCGCCATTCCTGAAATGGCCGAGATGGTCGAACTGGCGCAGAACCCGGAAACCTGGCTGGCCAAGCTGCTGTCGGCGCATGCGGCACTGTTTCAGCCGCCTCGCGCACCGCACAAACCCAAGGGCGACGTGACACAGCCGTTGATCCTGGCCGTTAACCTGGATGAAGAGAACGCGCCCGAAGAGCTGAGCCGGGAAGAACTGGAGAGTTGGCGTCAGAACCTCAAAGGTCTGGCGATCCGGTTTCGCGAAGGCTTGAACGAGTGCTGAAGGATTAGTGTTTGACGGACGGTTGCGAGAGACCGTCCGTTCAGGGATGAGCGTGCTGTCAGAAATTTCTCTTCGTAGCGGCATCTGGTCAAGATCCCGAGCGAAGCCTGGCCGATGCCTATATAATCCCCGCCTTTCGTGGAGAACAGACCTTTATGCCAACGTCCTTTCTAGAAATTGTCGAGTTACCAGACGGCCGAATCGAGCTGCGCAGGGCTGAGGACGAGGGTTCTCTGGTTACTTTGGATTTCTCCGAGGATGCCAAGGCGTTCCTGCAAGGCCAGCACGTGGAAGTCGCCAAGGCGATGTTGAGCGTGGGTGTTCAGATGGCCGGTCGCCTGGTTGAAGGCGATTTCAATACCGATGAGAGTGCTCGGGTCCTTCATTGATCCCCGTTCGTCGCATTTAACCGATACCGCTATTGATCGGCTTCTCTATCCCTGGAGAAGCCTCGCGTTGTTCAGCGCACTTTTCGTTCAGCCCAGTCGAATATTCAGGCTTTGTGCGTCCCCGGTCCGGGCGGCGCTGATCAACTGTTGCCGTGACGTTGTGCTCAGAGGGTTGAGCCAACTGACGACGGTGTGGCTGCGACCCAGACGCAAGGCTTCGCAGGTCAGCTGTTGTGCGCTCTGGGTGCCGCGCGGTTGCAGCAACAGAATGCGCTCACGATTCAGGCCGGCGTCTCGCAGCCAGGTTTGCGTAAGGCTGGCGGGCGGGGCGATCAGCGTCAGCCAGCGCGCATCCTGATCCTCGCTCAGCTCTCTGAGGATCGGTGCCAGAAGGCTCAGGCAGTTCCCGGCCGCACCACGCAGTGACAGCTCACTGAAAACTTCAGGTTCGGCGCTCCAGGGCGACTCGACCACGTCTTTCAGAATCGGCGCCATTGGCTGCACCATGAAAGCCTCGAACAACGGCAGTTGGGCTTGCTGTGATGTGTGTGGGAACTGCATAAAGCCTCCTTTAGCGGCGAATGACGCCGACACTCAAGCCTTCGATCACCAGTTCCTGATCTTTCAGGTTCACTTCGATAGGGGCGAATTCAGGGTTTTCGGCAATCAGCCAGACTTTGCTGCCGTCGCGCTTGAAGCGCTTGACCGTCACTTCGTCGCCGATACGCGCCACCACGATCTGGCCGTTGCGGGCTTCGCGGGTGGTATGGACGGCCAGCAAGTCACCGTCGAAGATGCCCACGTCCTTCATGCTCATGCCATGCACGCGCAGTAAATAGTCGGCGCGAGGATGGAAGAACGCAGGATTGATATTGCAGGACTCTTCGATGTGCTGCTGGGCAAGGATCGGCGCACCGGCAGCGACTCGGCCAATGATGGGCAGGGTGGACTCGTCGGCCTTGGCTTCGAAGCCGGGGATGCGGATGCCGCGGGAAGCGCCTGGTGTCATCTCGATGGCGCCTTTGCGGGCCAGTGCCTTGAGATGTTCTTCTGCCGCGTTGGGCGACTTGAAACCCAGTTCCTGAGCGATTTCCGCGCGGGTCGGCGGGTAGCCATTGTCTTCCAGGCAGCGTTTGATGAAGGCCAGAATCTCGGCTTGGCGTGGCGTCAGCTTTAGCATATTGATCGCTCTGTCTTTTTATACAGTGACTGGGATTATATACAGTGAAAGCATCTTGGCAATGCCCCTTTTTTTGCCGGCCGCCAGACGGTCAATCAGCGTGCTGATTAACACGGCGCAGATGTATGGTTAAATAGCTGACTGACCATTCCCGAAACGAACCGCCAGGCTTGACAAGGCCTGGGCTGAAACGTATGTTTCAAACAAGTGTTTGTCAGGCGGAGTAGCCATGGCCCAGTCGGAAACCGTTGAACGCATTCTCGATGCTGCAGAACAGTTGTTCGCGGAAAAAGGTTTTGCTGAAACCTCACTGCGTTTGATCACCAGCAAGGCCGGGGTCAATCTGGCGGCTGTGAACTATCACTTCGGCTCGAAGAAGGCGCTGATCCAGGCCGTCTTCTCGCGCTTTCTCGGACCGTTCTGCCTGAGCCTCGATAAAGAGCTGGAGCGGCGCCAGGCCAAGCCCGAGAACAAGCCGACACTTGAAGAACTGCTGGAAATTCTCGTCGAGCAGGCCCTCGTGGTGCAGCCACGCAGCGGCAACGATCTCTCCATCTTCATGCGCTTGCTGGGCCTGGCATTCAGCCAGAGCCAGGGTCACTTGCGTCGGTATCTCGAAGACATGTACGGCAAGGTATTCCGCCGCTACATGACGCTGGTCAACGAAGCTGCGCCGCGCATTCCGCCGATCGAACTGTTCTGGCGCGTGCACTTCATGCTCGGTGCCGCGGCGTTCAGCATGTCCGGTATCAAGGCCTTGCGCGCGATTGCCGAAACCGATTTCGGCGTCAACACCTCCATCGAGCAGGTGATGCGTCTGATGGTGCCGTTCCTGGCAGCGGGCATGCGTGCCGAAACCGGCGTGACCGACACGGCCATGGCCACCGCGCAGTTGCGTCCGCGCAGCAAATCGACACAGGTTGCCGCCAAGGTTTAACCGCGCACGGGTGGGCGCGGCAGCTGACATCCGCTAAGCTAGCCGCCCATGCCGACTCTCGTTCTGAACCCGCTCCCCATTTTTATCGCCGACCTGCCGGGCACAGCCCGCGGCGGCGAATGCGTGCGAGCCGGGTTTATCGTTATCAAGGAATCTCTATGACTGCTGGCCTGCAAGGCTCGTTGATGGTGGACGTCGCCGGTACCTGGCTGACGGCCGAAGATCGCCAATTGTTGCGTCAGCCCGAAGTGGGCGGCCTGATCATTTTTGCCCGCAACATCGAACACCCGCGCCAGGTGCGCGAATTGAGCGCCGCGATCCGCGCCATTCGCCCCGATCTGCTGCTGGCAGTGGACCAGGAGGGCGGCCGCGTGCAGCGCTTGCGTCAGGGCTTTGTGCGACTGCCAGCCATGCGCGCCATCGCTGACAATCCGAATGCCGAATACCTGGCCGAACAGTGCGGCTGGATCATGGCCACCGAAGTGTTGGCCGTCGGACTCGACCTGAGCTTCGCCCCGGTTCTGGATCTGGATTACCAGCGCAGCGCCGTGGTTGGCACCCGTTCGTTCGAAGGTGACCCGGAACGCGCGGCGCTGCTGGCGGGTGCATTTATCCGGGGGATGAACAGCGCGGGAATGGCCGCCACCGGCAAGCACTTCCCCGGCCACGGCTGGGCCGAGGCGGACTCCCACGTCGCGATCCCGAATGACGAACGCAGTCTCGACGAGATCCGCGCCAATGACCTGGTGCCGTTTGCCCGGTTGAGCAAGCAATTGGCTGCGGTCATGCCGGCCCACGTGATTTATCCACAAGTCGATTCCCAGCCCGCCGGTTTCTCCCGCCGCTGGTTGCAGGACATCCTGCGCGGCGAGCTGCAATTCGATGGCGTGATCTTCAGCGATGACCTGTCGATGGCCGGCGCTCATGTGGTCGGCGATGCCGCCAGCCGGATCGAAGCCGCCCTGTCTGCCGGTTGTGACATGGGGCTGGTGTGCAACGACCGCGCTGCGGCTGAACTCGCCTTGAGCGCCGCCCAGCGATTGAAGGTCAAGCCGTCCGAGCGCATTGCGCGTATGCGCGGCCAGTCGTACGCCAGCACCGAATACCGTCAAGACCCGCGCTGGCTGACGGCCATCGGCGCGCTCAAAGACGCTCAACTGATTGAATAAGGACTTTACGTTATGACGGTTTACGCGATTATCGGTGGCACCGGCCTGACTCAACTCGAAGGCCTGAGCATTCGTCAGTCACTCGCGGTGGACACTCCTTACGGCGCGCCTTCGGCCGAAGTGCAGATCGGTGAATACGCTGGCAAGGAAGTGCTGTTCCTCGCGCGTCACGGTCACCCGCACCGCTTCCCGCCGCATCAGGTGAACTACCGCGCCAATCTCTGGGCATTGAAACAGGCCGGCGCCGAAGCCATTCTCGCGGTCAATGCCGTGGGCGGCATTCATTCGGCGATGGGCACCGGGCATTTCTGCGTGCCACATCAGCTGATCGACTACACCAGTGGTCGCGAACACACCTACTTTGCCGATGATCTGGAGCAGGTCACTCACATCGACTTCAGCTATCCCTACAGCGAGCCGCTGCGTCAGCAATTGATTGCAGCACTGGCGGCCGAAGGCGTCGGCTACAGCAGTCATGGTGTGTATGCCTGCACCCAAGGGCCGCGTCTGGAAACGGTGGCGGAAATTGCGCGTCTGGAACGTGACGGTTGCGACATCGTCGGCATGACCGGCATGCCGGAAGCCGCATTGGCGCGCGAGCTGGAACTGGATTACGCCTGCCTGGCGCTGGTGGTGAACCCGGCGGCGGGCAAGTCGACGGCGGTGATCACCATGGCCGAGATCGAGCAGGCGTTGCATGACGGGATGGGCAAGGTTAAGTCGACCTTGGCGCGGGTGCTTAAGGGCTGAGTCAGGCTGTATTCCGAGTCGACCCCTTCGCGGGCAAGCCTCGCTCCTACAGGTTCCGAATCGGTCGCAAATACCGCGATCAACACAAAGCCTGCAGGAGCGAGGCTTGCCCGCGAAGGCAATCTGATAAACGCCAAAGATCTCAGCGCTTCTCCAGCTTTTCCGGCAACGGCGCAAACAACGCCTCAATATCATCACTCTGCAACTTCCAGTCCCCGGCCTTGCGCCCATCCAGCACGCCCGCCGCGAGGTCGGATTTTTCTTTCTGCAGGTGCTGAATCTTCTCTTCCACCGTGCCTCGGGCAATCATCTTGTAGACGAACACCGGTTTCTCCTGGCCAATGCGGTACGCACGGTCAGTCGCCTGGTTTTCCGTCGCCGGGTTCCACCAAGGGTCGTAGTGAATCACCGTGTCCGCCTCGGTCAGGTTCAGACCCACACCACCGGCCTTCAAACTGATCAGAAAGATCTGACGCTTTCCGCTCTGGAATTCCTTCACCGGCGCACGTCGGTCACGGGTCTGTCCGGTCAACAGCGCATATTCGACACCGCGTTTCTTCAGTTCGACCTCGATCAACGCGAGCATCGACGTGAACTGAGAAAACAGCAGGATCCGCCGACCTTCCTCGAACAATTCCTCCAGCATTTCCATGAGGCTGTCGAGCTTGCCCGAGGTGCTTCCGCGAGCCGGCAGCGCAGCATCGTTGACCAGGCGCAAATCGCAGCACACCTGACGCAGCTTCAGCAGCGCCTCAAGAATGATGATCTGGCTGCGCGCCACGCCCTTGCGGGTGATTTCGTCGCGAACCTTCTTGTCCATGGCCA
Proteins encoded in this window:
- a CDS encoding DUF6586 family protein, whose amino-acid sequence is MAHELYTRTNQKIYFAGLSLEALAKAEEGRAMNSLALIQAGRESALFHLYGALLGLCHEIAGFYRLPQANAPRAEMLLTREVLEAIAIPEMAEMVELAQNPETWLAKLLSAHAALFQPPRAPHKPKGDVTQPLILAVNLDEENAPEELSREELESWRQNLKGLAIRFREGLNEC
- the sulA gene encoding SOS-induced cell division inhibitor SulA, with the protein product MQFPHTSQQAQLPLFEAFMVQPMAPILKDVVESPWSAEPEVFSELSLRGAAGNCLSLLAPILRELSEDQDARWLTLIAPPASLTQTWLRDAGLNRERILLLQPRGTQSAQQLTCEALRLGRSHTVVSWLNPLSTTSRQQLISAARTGDAQSLNIRLG
- the lexA gene encoding transcriptional repressor LexA, which translates into the protein MLKLTPRQAEILAFIKRCLEDNGYPPTRAEIAQELGFKSPNAAEEHLKALARKGAIEMTPGASRGIRIPGFEAKADESTLPIIGRVAAGAPILAQQHIEESCNINPAFFHPRADYLLRVHGMSMKDVGIFDGDLLAVHTTREARNGQIVVARIGDEVTVKRFKRDGSKVWLIAENPEFAPIEVNLKDQELVIEGLSVGVIRR
- the psrA gene encoding transcriptional regulator PsrA; this encodes MAQSETVERILDAAEQLFAEKGFAETSLRLITSKAGVNLAAVNYHFGSKKALIQAVFSRFLGPFCLSLDKELERRQAKPENKPTLEELLEILVEQALVVQPRSGNDLSIFMRLLGLAFSQSQGHLRRYLEDMYGKVFRRYMTLVNEAAPRIPPIELFWRVHFMLGAAAFSMSGIKALRAIAETDFGVNTSIEQVMRLMVPFLAAGMRAETGVTDTAMATAQLRPRSKSTQVAAKV
- the nagZ gene encoding beta-N-acetylhexosaminidase; this encodes MQGSLMVDVAGTWLTAEDRQLLRQPEVGGLIIFARNIEHPRQVRELSAAIRAIRPDLLLAVDQEGGRVQRLRQGFVRLPAMRAIADNPNAEYLAEQCGWIMATEVLAVGLDLSFAPVLDLDYQRSAVVGTRSFEGDPERAALLAGAFIRGMNSAGMAATGKHFPGHGWAEADSHVAIPNDERSLDEIRANDLVPFARLSKQLAAVMPAHVIYPQVDSQPAGFSRRWLQDILRGELQFDGVIFSDDLSMAGAHVVGDAASRIEAALSAGCDMGLVCNDRAAAELALSAAQRLKVKPSERIARMRGQSYASTEYRQDPRWLTAIGALKDAQLIE
- a CDS encoding S-methyl-5'-thioinosine phosphorylase, which encodes MTVYAIIGGTGLTQLEGLSIRQSLAVDTPYGAPSAEVQIGEYAGKEVLFLARHGHPHRFPPHQVNYRANLWALKQAGAEAILAVNAVGGIHSAMGTGHFCVPHQLIDYTSGREHTYFADDLEQVTHIDFSYPYSEPLRQQLIAALAAEGVGYSSHGVYACTQGPRLETVAEIARLERDGCDIVGMTGMPEAALARELELDYACLALVVNPAAGKSTAVITMAEIEQALHDGMGKVKSTLARVLKG